One window of Streptococcus suis genomic DNA carries:
- the ftsX gene encoding permease-like cell division protein FtsX, with translation MIRRFFRHLWESLKSLKRNGWMTVAAVSSVAITLTLVGIFASVIINTAKLASDLENNVRINVFLRANSTDQAETIVDDEGKTVANPNFKAVYNKITALPNVETVTYSSKDEQLQKLTATLGDTWNLFQGDANPLYDAYIIDTTEPQYVKSVAAEIAKIDGVTEVRDGEVETERIFKLAGMVRTWGLAAAALLLFTAIFLISNTIRITIISRSREIQIMRLVGAKNSYIRGPFLWEGAWVGLLGAALPAALVYFLYQMVYKSVNASLASQDLSLLPVDIFVPIMVGALVVIGVLIGSIGSVISMNRYLKI, from the coding sequence ATGATTAGACGATTTTTTAGACATCTATGGGAGTCGCTCAAGAGTCTCAAACGAAATGGTTGGATGACGGTTGCGGCGGTTTCTTCTGTTGCCATTACCCTGACCTTGGTGGGAATCTTTGCTTCTGTCATTATCAATACCGCTAAGTTGGCTTCGGATTTGGAAAACAATGTCCGCATCAATGTATTCTTGCGGGCCAATTCGACAGACCAGGCTGAAACCATAGTAGATGACGAAGGTAAGACAGTTGCCAATCCTAACTTCAAGGCTGTTTACAATAAAATCACAGCCCTGCCAAACGTTGAGACGGTGACTTATTCTAGCAAGGATGAGCAGTTGCAGAAGTTGACAGCGACCTTGGGTGATACCTGGAATCTCTTCCAGGGGGATGCCAATCCGCTCTATGATGCCTATATCATTGATACGACTGAGCCACAATATGTCAAGTCTGTGGCGGCTGAAATTGCCAAAATTGACGGTGTGACAGAGGTTCGAGATGGAGAGGTTGAGACGGAGCGTATCTTTAAGTTGGCTGGGATGGTTCGGACCTGGGGTCTGGCTGCAGCAGCCTTGCTTCTCTTTACAGCAATTTTCTTGATTTCCAATACCATTCGGATTACCATCATTTCCCGCAGTCGTGAAATTCAGATTATGCGACTGGTTGGAGCGAAAAATTCCTACATCCGTGGTCCTTTCCTCTGGGAGGGAGCTTGGGTAGGTTTGCTGGGAGCGGCTCTTCCAGCAGCTCTGGTCTATTTCCTCTATCAAATGGTTTACAAATCCGTGAATGCGAGCTTGGCTAGTCAAGACCTATCCCTACTTCCGGTTGATATCTTTGTTCCCATCATGGTGGGAGCGCTGGTTGTCATCGGTGTGTTGATTGGTTCAATCGGATCGGTTATCTCAATGAACCGCTATTTAAAAATTTAA
- a CDS encoding TM2 domain-containing protein has translation MNYPQTYVLNNSSSFPSEKLPLLQQELAGLDDSALNALMMVPLKNPLVALLLAIFFGELGVDRFYVGNKELGFLKLAAMGITFVLMFVLIGFLLLPLIYLWKLIDCFLIMKACKEANYQRLMKQIYEFKAFQEGHHI, from the coding sequence ATGAATTACCCACAAACCTATGTTTTGAACAACAGCTCGTCTTTCCCTAGTGAAAAATTGCCCCTCTTGCAGCAGGAACTGGCTGGTCTTGACGATTCAGCTCTCAATGCTTTGATGATGGTACCCTTGAAGAATCCTCTGGTGGCTCTCTTGTTGGCTATTTTCTTTGGTGAATTGGGAGTGGACCGTTTTTATGTTGGAAATAAGGAATTAGGATTTCTCAAGCTTGCTGCCATGGGCATTACCTTTGTCCTTATGTTTGTCTTGATTGGTTTTCTACTTTTGCCTTTGATTTACCTCTGGAAACTAATCGACTGCTTTTTGATTATGAAGGCTTGTAAGGAGGCCAATTACCAGCGTCTGATGAAACAGATTTATGAATTTAAGGCCTTTCAAGAAGGGCATCATATTTAG
- a CDS encoding sulfite exporter TauE/SafE family protein, whose protein sequence is MTDQLILRAIQFLLMGLIIYILYLIFSHIRKHKISITDRFWTGFGIGFVTDLLDTLGIGTFATTTSLLKATKIIQDDRKIPATMTTAHIIPILIEALIFITIVEVEMTTLVPLAIAAFAGASVGARVSQDWDTRKVQRVLGILLLVAAGIMVYRMITNPGADLDNAVRGLTGWKLLVGIIFDFFIGMLLSMGLGNYAPELIFFSLMGISPAVALPVMMLNAAVMLSAGARQFIQSGRVNWPGVPGIILGGVLGVLTAAFFLSNLDINKLKVLVVFIAAYTGLMLLRSSFIKNAKQEKVYADSLEK, encoded by the coding sequence ATGACAGATCAACTTATTTTGCGTGCCATTCAGTTCTTGCTGATGGGCTTGATTATTTACATACTTTATTTGATTTTTTCCCATATCCGCAAGCATAAAATATCCATAACAGACCGTTTTTGGACAGGGTTTGGTATTGGCTTTGTGACGGACTTGTTGGATACCTTGGGTATTGGAACCTTTGCGACGACCACCAGTCTCCTCAAGGCGACCAAAATCATCCAGGACGACCGGAAAATTCCAGCAACTATGACTACGGCCCACATTATTCCAATTTTGATAGAGGCCTTAATTTTCATCACTATTGTTGAGGTGGAAATGACCACCCTAGTACCTCTCGCGATAGCAGCCTTTGCAGGAGCCTCGGTTGGTGCACGGGTGAGTCAAGATTGGGATACCCGCAAGGTTCAGCGTGTCTTGGGGATTTTGTTGCTAGTGGCGGCGGGCATCATGGTCTATCGTATGATAACTAATCCTGGTGCTGACCTAGATAACGCCGTTCGTGGTTTGACGGGCTGGAAATTGTTGGTCGGCATCATCTTTGACTTTTTCATTGGCATGTTGCTTAGCATGGGCCTTGGAAATTATGCACCGGAATTGATTTTCTTTTCCTTGATGGGTATCAGTCCAGCAGTAGCTCTGCCTGTTATGATGCTCAATGCGGCAGTCATGTTATCAGCAGGTGCACGACAATTTATTCAGTCTGGTCGTGTCAATTGGCCAGGCGTTCCAGGAATTATCCTGGGAGGAGTGCTTGGCGTTCTGACAGCGGCCTTCTTCCTGTCCAATCTCGATATAAATAAGCTGAAAGTGCTGGTTGTTTTCATCGCAGCCTATACAGGCCTCATGTTGCTCCGCTCATCCTTTATCAAAAATGCCAAACAGGAGAAAGTATATGCAGATTCGCTTGAGAAATGA
- the prfB gene encoding peptide chain release factor 2 (programmed frameshift) has translation MDTAEIRQKLEELGNKLTSFRGSLDLEGLEEEIAILENKMTESDFWNDNLAAQTTSQELNELKNTYGNFHQMIDLYDEAEILLDFLAEDESVREELVEKLAELDKLMTSYEMTLLLSEPYDHNNAILEIHPGSGGTEAQDWGEMLLRMYQRYGNAKGFTVETLDYQAGDEAGIKSVTLSFTGPNAYGLLKSEMGVHRLVRISPFDSAKRRHTSFTSVEVMPELDDTIEIEIRDDEVKMDTFRSGGAGGQNVNKVSTGVRLTHIPTGIVTQSTVDRTQYGNRDRAMKLLQAKLYQLEQEKKAAEVDSLKGDKKEITWGSQIRSYVFTPYTMVKDHRTGFEVAQVDKVMDGDIEGFIDAYLKWRIS, from the exons ATGGATACAGCAGAAATTCGCCAAAAGCTGGAAGAGCTTGGTAACAAATTAACATCATTTAGGGGGTCTCTT GACTTAGAAGGTCTGGAAGAAGAGATTGCCATTCTTGAGAATAAGATGACGGAGTCAGATTTTTGGAATGATAATTTGGCGGCTCAGACAACCTCTCAAGAATTAAATGAACTGAAAAATACCTATGGAAATTTCCATCAGATGATTGACCTCTACGACGAGGCTGAAATTCTCTTGGATTTCCTAGCGGAGGATGAGTCGGTTCGTGAAGAATTGGTTGAAAAATTGGCGGAGCTAGACAAGCTCATGACCAGCTACGAGATGACCTTGCTCCTGTCAGAGCCCTATGACCACAACAATGCCATCTTGGAAATCCATCCGGGCTCTGGTGGAACAGAAGCACAGGATTGGGGTGAGATGCTCTTGCGCATGTACCAGCGTTATGGTAATGCCAAAGGTTTTACAGTCGAAACGCTGGATTATCAAGCGGGTGACGAGGCTGGTATCAAGTCTGTGACGCTTAGTTTCACAGGACCAAATGCCTACGGGTTGCTTAAGTCAGAAATGGGTGTCCACCGTTTGGTGCGGATTTCTCCCTTTGACTCAGCCAAGCGTCGCCATACCTCCTTCACGTCTGTTGAAGTCATGCCTGAGTTGGACGATACTATTGAAATTGAAATCCGTGATGATGAAGTCAAGATGGATACCTTCCGATCGGGTGGTGCCGGTGGTCAGAACGTCAACAAGGTGTCGACCGGTGTGCGTTTGACCCACATTCCGACAGGAATTGTGACCCAATCAACCGTGGATCGTACCCAGTATGGCAACCGTGACCGGGCTATGAAACTCCTGCAGGCTAAATTGTATCAATTGGAGCAGGAGAAGAAGGCGGCAGAAGTCGACTCGCTCAAGGGTGACAAGAAAGAAATCACTTGGGGAAGCCAAATCCGCTCCTACGTCTTTACGCCTTATACTATGGTCAAAGACCATCGGACGGGATTTGAAGTGGCTCAAGTCGATAAGGTCATGGATGGAGACATTGAAGGTTTCATCGATGCCTATCTCAAATGGCGGATTAGCTAA
- a CDS encoding MBL fold metallo-hydrolase, giving the protein MKIHKSVNQVATQNTYYIENDSHLLVVDPGSDWNKIQATIEKIGKPITAILLTHTHYDHILSLDILRETYGFPPVYVAESEASWLYTPEMNLSGLPRHDDIENVVCKPAEQVFQYQQDYQLDGFHFKVVPTPGHSIGGVSFIFPEAKAVVTGDALFRENIGRTDLPTSNFDDLIAGIQEHIFTLPNHYTVHPGHGQNTTVAHEKNFNPFFR; this is encoded by the coding sequence ATGAAAATCCACAAATCTGTCAATCAAGTTGCCACCCAAAACACTTATTATATCGAAAACGATAGCCATCTGCTGGTGGTCGATCCAGGCAGCGATTGGAATAAAATCCAGGCCACTATCGAAAAAATTGGCAAGCCTATCACAGCCATCCTGCTTACCCACACCCACTATGACCACATCCTAAGTCTAGACATCCTGCGTGAGACCTACGGTTTTCCACCCGTTTATGTGGCCGAAAGCGAGGCTAGTTGGCTCTATACTCCGGAGATGAACCTGTCTGGTCTACCCCGTCACGATGATATAGAAAATGTCGTCTGCAAGCCCGCAGAGCAAGTTTTCCAATATCAGCAAGACTACCAGCTTGACGGCTTTCATTTCAAGGTTGTTCCTACCCCTGGCCACTCGATTGGCGGTGTTTCTTTCATTTTTCCTGAAGCCAAAGCTGTTGTCACCGGCGACGCCCTCTTCCGGGAAAACATCGGCCGCACAGACCTTCCAACCAGCAATTTTGATGATTTAATTGCCGGCATCCAGGAGCATATTTTCACCCTCCCCAACCACTACACAGTCCATCCAGGCCACGGTCAAAACACTACCGTTGCTCACGAGAAAAATTTCAATCCCTTTTTTAGATAA
- a CDS encoding cation-translocating P-type ATPase: protein MSKEQKRDLFYTQSEEQVLSSLGSSLDGLTSDEAGKRLGEYGRNELDEGEKRTLLAKFLDQFKDLMIIILIGAAILTVITEGSHGLTDAIIILAVVILNAAFGVYQEGQAEAAIEALKNMSSPVARVLRDNHVTEVDSKELVPGDIVLLEAGDVVPADMRLLEANSLKIEEAALTGESVPVDKDLSAELAEDAPIGDRVNMAYQNSNVTYGRGLGVVTNTGMFTEVGHIAGMLANADETDTPLKQNLHQLSKVLTYAVLIIAVITMLVSVFVRGEGILPALMTSVALAVAAIPEGLPAIVTVVLSLGTQVLAKRNSIIRKLPAVETLGSTEIIASDKTGTLTMNQMTVEKVYTNGQLVDASEAIDASNTTLRVMNFANDTKVDPTGKLIGDPTETALVQFGLDKSFDVREVLASEPRVAELPFDSTRKLMSTIHQQAAGNFFVAVKGAPDQLLKRVTQIEENGTIRPITDADKDAILATNKSLAKQALRVLMMAYKYVDAIPELESEIVENDLVFSGLVGMIDPERPEAAEAVRVAKEAGIRPIMITGDHQDTAEAIAKRLGIIDENDTEDHVFTGAELNELTDEEFQKVFKQYSVYARVSPEHKVRIVKAWQNDGKVVAMTGDGVNDAPSLKTADIGIGMGITGTEVSKGASDMVLADDNFATIIVAVEEGRKVFSNIQKTIQYLLSANTAEVLCIFLATLFGWDVLEPVHLLWINLVTDTLPAIALGVEPAEPGVMQHKPRGRNSSFFSGGVLSSIVYQGILQTVLVLGVYGYALLFPEHSTYEEIHADALTMSYLTLGLIQLVHAFNVKSVYQSIFTVGPFKNKLFNWSIVAAFLLLMATLVIPGFNTFFKVSILTPTQWLVAIIGSGLMVVVVEIVKFVQRKMGLDEKAI, encoded by the coding sequence GTGTCAAAAGAACAAAAACGCGATTTGTTTTATACTCAAAGCGAAGAGCAAGTATTGTCTAGCTTAGGCTCATCCTTGGACGGTTTGACCAGCGACGAAGCTGGTAAGCGTCTGGGAGAATATGGTCGTAACGAATTGGATGAGGGTGAAAAACGTACCCTTCTGGCTAAATTCCTAGACCAGTTCAAGGACTTGATGATTATCATCTTGATCGGTGCAGCCATTCTTACAGTTATCACTGAAGGTTCACACGGTTTGACAGATGCCATCATTATCTTGGCCGTTGTTATCCTCAACGCAGCCTTCGGTGTTTACCAAGAAGGTCAAGCTGAGGCAGCCATCGAAGCTCTTAAAAACATGTCTAGCCCAGTGGCGCGTGTCCTTCGCGACAACCATGTCACTGAGGTGGATTCAAAAGAATTGGTTCCAGGTGATATCGTCTTGCTCGAAGCAGGTGATGTTGTTCCAGCCGATATGCGTCTCTTGGAGGCTAACTCCCTCAAAATCGAAGAAGCCGCTCTTACTGGTGAATCTGTTCCTGTTGATAAGGACTTGAGTGCTGAATTGGCAGAAGATGCGCCAATCGGTGACCGAGTCAACATGGCCTACCAAAACTCAAACGTGACCTACGGTCGCGGTCTTGGTGTGGTAACCAACACAGGTATGTTTACTGAGGTTGGTCATATTGCGGGCATGTTGGCAAATGCTGATGAGACAGACACACCACTCAAGCAAAACTTGCACCAATTGTCTAAGGTCTTGACCTACGCCGTTTTGATTATTGCAGTTATCACCATGTTGGTATCTGTATTTGTCCGTGGTGAAGGTATCTTGCCAGCCCTTATGACATCCGTTGCCCTTGCGGTTGCAGCGATTCCAGAAGGTTTGCCAGCTATTGTTACTGTTGTCCTCTCGCTTGGTACTCAAGTATTGGCTAAACGGAATTCTATTATCCGTAAGTTGCCAGCGGTTGAAACACTTGGTTCAACAGAAATCATCGCATCAGATAAGACTGGTACCTTGACCATGAACCAAATGACCGTAGAAAAAGTCTACACAAATGGTCAATTGGTGGATGCAAGCGAAGCAATCGATGCATCAAACACGACTCTTCGTGTTATGAACTTCGCCAACGATACAAAGGTTGACCCAACTGGTAAATTGATTGGTGACCCAACTGAAACAGCTCTTGTTCAATTTGGTTTGGACAAATCCTTCGATGTTCGTGAAGTTTTGGCTAGCGAGCCACGTGTGGCTGAATTGCCATTTGACTCAACACGTAAATTGATGTCTACCATTCACCAACAAGCTGCAGGCAATTTCTTTGTAGCGGTAAAAGGTGCACCAGATCAGTTGCTCAAACGTGTGACTCAGATCGAAGAAAACGGCACTATCCGTCCGATTACAGATGCGGACAAGGATGCTATTCTTGCAACCAACAAATCACTTGCTAAGCAAGCTCTTCGTGTCCTCATGATGGCTTACAAGTATGTGGATGCTATCCCAGAATTGGAATCTGAAATTGTGGAAAATGACCTTGTCTTCTCAGGTTTGGTTGGTATGATTGACCCTGAGCGTCCAGAGGCTGCTGAGGCGGTTCGTGTCGCGAAAGAAGCGGGTATCCGTCCGATCATGATTACCGGTGACCACCAAGATACAGCTGAGGCTATTGCCAAGCGTCTTGGTATCATCGACGAAAACGATACAGAGGACCACGTATTTACAGGTGCAGAGCTCAACGAATTGACAGACGAAGAGTTCCAAAAAGTCTTCAAGCAATATTCAGTTTATGCGCGTGTGTCTCCAGAGCACAAGGTTCGTATCGTTAAGGCTTGGCAGAATGACGGTAAGGTTGTTGCCATGACTGGTGACGGTGTGAATGATGCGCCATCTCTGAAAACAGCGGATATCGGTATCGGTATGGGTATCACTGGTACAGAGGTTTCGAAAGGTGCTTCTGACATGGTCCTTGCAGATGACAACTTTGCAACTATCATCGTGGCGGTTGAAGAAGGGCGTAAAGTCTTCTCAAATATTCAAAAAACGATTCAGTATCTCTTGTCAGCTAACACGGCTGAGGTATTGTGTATCTTCCTTGCAACCCTCTTTGGTTGGGACGTATTGGAGCCAGTTCATCTTCTTTGGATTAACTTGGTAACAGATACACTTCCAGCTATCGCCCTTGGTGTTGAACCTGCTGAGCCAGGTGTTATGCAGCACAAACCTCGTGGTCGTAACTCAAGCTTCTTCTCAGGTGGTGTCTTGAGCTCTATCGTTTACCAAGGTATCCTTCAAACTGTACTTGTTTTGGGTGTTTACGGATATGCTTTGTTATTCCCAGAACACAGCACCTATGAAGAAATTCACGCAGATGCGCTTACCATGTCTTACTTGACACTTGGTTTGATCCAGTTGGTACATGCCTTCAACGTTAAGTCTGTTTACCAATCTATCTTTACCGTTGGTCCATTTAAGAACAAACTCTTTAACTGGTCTATCGTAGCTGCCTTCTTGCTCTTGATGGCAACTTTGGTAATTCCAGGATTCAATACCTTCTTCAAGGTTTCAATCTTGACACCAACTCAATGGTTGGTAGCAATTATTGGTTCAGGTCTCATGGTTGTTGTTGTTGAAATTGTCAAATTTGTTCAACGCAAGATGGGCTTGGATGAAAAAGCTATCTAA
- a CDS encoding VanZ family protein, translating into MMTRKIARISFIIYLLVLIWIIVFKMDLSTLYGRYGYASLNLIPFAGTAVYNGVLDYPEIIFNIASFIPFGFYMEIIFRKAEWERNLAVILLASLGFEVVQYLLLLGVADITDLLANGLGGAIGINLMYQATAVWREKAYWRMTIFAGLATIFFILLTYFYIY; encoded by the coding sequence ATGATGACAAGAAAGATAGCACGAATTTCTTTTATTATCTATCTGCTGGTGCTGATTTGGATTATCGTTTTTAAGATGGATTTGTCCACTTTGTACGGTCGCTATGGCTATGCCAGTCTCAATCTCATTCCTTTTGCTGGGACGGCTGTTTATAATGGTGTTCTGGATTATCCAGAAATCATTTTTAATATTGCCAGCTTTATTCCCTTTGGGTTCTACATGGAAATAATCTTTCGGAAGGCCGAGTGGGAGCGAAATTTAGCTGTCATTCTGCTGGCCAGTCTGGGCTTTGAAGTGGTGCAATACCTGCTCCTGTTGGGGGTGGCAGACATCACGGACCTGCTGGCAAATGGTCTGGGCGGAGCCATTGGGATTAACCTCATGTACCAGGCGACGGCTGTTTGGCGGGAAAAGGCCTACTGGAGAATGACTATTTTTGCTGGCCTGGCTACAATTTTCTTCATTCTTTTAACTTATTTTTATATCTACTAG
- the ftsE gene encoding cell division ATP-binding protein FtsE, whose product MKDVTKKYSNGTTALRGVSINVDAGEFAYIVGPSGAGKSTFIKLLYREEKLDKGSLTVGNFNLAKIKKKDVPLLRRSVGVVFQDYKLLPKKTVYENIAYAMEVIGEKPRNIKKRVMEVLDLVGLKHKIRTFPNELSGGEQQRIAIARAIVNNPKVLIADEPTGNLDPENSWEIMSLLERINLQGTTVLMATHNSQIVNTLRHRVIAIEDGRVVRDEAEGDYGYDD is encoded by the coding sequence ATGAAGGACGTTACCAAGAAATATAGTAACGGAACGACTGCTCTTCGCGGTGTGTCCATCAATGTCGATGCGGGCGAGTTTGCCTACATCGTTGGACCATCAGGAGCAGGGAAGTCTACCTTCATCAAACTCCTCTACCGTGAAGAAAAATTGGATAAAGGTAGCTTGACGGTTGGGAATTTCAACCTTGCTAAGATCAAGAAAAAGGATGTTCCCCTCCTCCGCCGTAGTGTGGGAGTTGTCTTCCAGGACTACAAGCTCTTGCCTAAGAAAACGGTCTATGAGAATATCGCCTATGCCATGGAAGTTATCGGTGAAAAACCGCGTAACATCAAAAAACGTGTCATGGAAGTTTTGGACCTGGTGGGACTTAAGCACAAGATCCGTACTTTCCCGAATGAGCTTTCAGGTGGTGAGCAGCAGCGGATTGCCATTGCGCGTGCCATTGTCAACAATCCCAAAGTCTTGATTGCGGATGAGCCGACAGGTAACTTGGACCCGGAAAATTCATGGGAAATCATGAGCTTGCTGGAGCGCATCAATCTGCAGGGGACAACGGTTCTCATGGCTACCCACAACAGCCAGATTGTAAACACTCTCCGTCATCGCGTTATTGCGATTGAGGATGGTCGAGTGGTTCGTGACGAAGCGGAAGGAGACTACGGATACGATGATTAG
- a CDS encoding DUF1934 domain-containing protein, which produces MQIRLRNEIDLDGQLEVVDQVFPVDVKEKDGSLYLLYTNDEKEKVAIKCGEAELTMTRFSNPKSIMRFLADGEAIVTIPTPMGIQHFVTHTKGYQLDRENQSVLLAYDLKGLENQQLFASYQMEISWK; this is translated from the coding sequence ATGCAGATTCGCTTGAGAAATGAAATTGACCTGGACGGTCAGCTAGAAGTGGTAGATCAGGTCTTTCCGGTAGATGTCAAGGAAAAAGACGGTTCCCTCTATCTGCTCTATACCAATGACGAGAAGGAAAAAGTAGCGATTAAATGTGGTGAGGCCGAGCTAACCATGACGCGCTTTTCCAATCCCAAGTCCATTATGCGCTTTCTGGCGGATGGTGAGGCTATCGTGACCATTCCCACGCCCATGGGTATCCAGCATTTTGTGACCCATACCAAAGGATACCAGCTGGATAGGGAAAATCAATCGGTTTTACTGGCTTACGATTTGAAGGGACTAGAGAACCAACAACTCTTTGCTTCCTATCAAATGGAAATTTCTTGGAAATAA
- the queG gene encoding tRNA epoxyqueuosine(34) reductase QueG translates to MTIKEEIIKLSQEIGISKIGFTTADDFDYLEKSLRAGVEEGRTTGFEHKNIEERIRPRLSLESAKTIISIAVAYPRHLPVKPVKTQYKRGKITPNSWGLDYHYILQDKLERLARGIEQLTEGLEYKAMVDTGALVDTAVARRAGIGFIGKNGLVISKEFGSYMFLGELVTNLDIEPDQPVDYDCGDCNRCVEVCPTSCLIGDSTMDARRCLSFQTQDKGMMDLEFRKKIKTVIYGCDICQICCPYNKGISSPPVVEVDPDLAEPELIPFLDLSNGQFKEKFGMIAGSWRGKNILQRNAIIALANANDRSAIPKLIEIIDKKQNPIHMATAIWALSQLVKQPNQELVDFIASLTSDHEDVRAEQAAFLELVKSRQL, encoded by the coding sequence ATGACAATCAAAGAAGAAATTATCAAATTGTCCCAAGAAATTGGCATTTCTAAAATTGGCTTCACCACAGCGGATGATTTTGATTATTTGGAAAAATCCCTGAGGGCTGGAGTCGAAGAGGGGCGAACAACAGGTTTTGAGCATAAGAATATTGAGGAACGGATTCGGCCAAGATTAAGTTTAGAATCCGCCAAGACCATTATCTCCATTGCTGTAGCCTATCCACGTCACTTGCCGGTCAAGCCGGTCAAAACCCAGTACAAGCGCGGTAAGATTACGCCTAATTCTTGGGGCTTGGATTATCATTATATTCTCCAAGATAAGTTGGAGCGCTTGGCTCGTGGCATCGAACAACTGACCGAGGGCTTGGAATACAAGGCCATGGTAGATACGGGCGCCCTTGTTGATACGGCTGTAGCCAGACGGGCAGGTATTGGCTTTATCGGCAAAAATGGCTTGGTCATCTCCAAGGAATTTGGTTCCTATATGTTTCTTGGGGAATTAGTGACCAATCTAGACATTGAACCCGACCAGCCAGTTGATTATGACTGTGGTGATTGCAACCGCTGCGTTGAGGTCTGTCCGACCTCCTGCCTGATTGGAGATTCGACCATGGATGCGCGACGATGTCTGTCCTTTCAAACTCAGGACAAGGGCATGATGGACTTGGAATTTCGCAAGAAAATCAAGACCGTTATCTACGGTTGCGATATTTGCCAGATTTGTTGTCCTTACAACAAGGGAATTTCCAGTCCCCCTGTAGTAGAAGTGGATCCCGATTTGGCTGAGCCGGAGTTAATTCCCTTTCTGGACTTGTCCAATGGGCAATTCAAGGAAAAATTTGGCATGATTGCAGGCTCTTGGCGGGGGAAAAATATTCTCCAGCGCAATGCTATTATTGCACTGGCCAATGCCAATGACCGCTCTGCCATTCCCAAACTGATTGAAATCATAGATAAGAAGCAAAATCCGATCCACATGGCGACAGCGATTTGGGCTCTGAGCCAGCTGGTTAAGCAACCCAATCAGGAGCTGGTAGACTTTATCGCAAGTCTGACTTCTGATCATGAGGATGTGCGTGCGGAGCAGGCTGCTTTCTTAGAACTGGTGAAATCTAGGCAACTATGA